In Deinococcus aerophilus, a genomic segment contains:
- a CDS encoding PAS domain-containing sensor histidine kinase, with translation MTDTGSDLHPGELQAIMDDSSDCIKVLDLDGRLLSMNAGGMQVMEIEDFSSCQHAPWPTFWEGEGRALVEQAVEAARGGQTRTFEGLARTFAGTPRWWEVRVSPVRTPDGEITRLLAVSRDITVRRTLEQELRDTQRQLRERAETLEVQVGQHERALAAFVRFTTQVASSTDLKELGEAAGEIIRDAVGGAMSGLYLVRGDTAYPAAFSSNTPPEVRQARQAGVPLNSPLVAEALARRGTAFVQGDDGRLQSVGYASALSVTAFHARGRPYALFATGTGRPAWTAHEQAIIGSVGQGLGLALERAQQTHQLQERTAGLDAFVAFSEASGVSTDLLDLSRRAVEVLQATLADTVAAYLEPDGPRWKAQVWSDPLTPEEAADLAAGVATQPVGGLQVVESGPEPGANGAFGTRAFYPCVVGGTLRGLLATGTRRTDDWTPRKQAVFSAVGRSLTLALERAAQAQALTAQRDALDLRTQELQAANEELEAFTYSASHDLRTPIRHVMGFADMAARALDRGQPDKVIHALSVVRQGATRMEQLIDGMLMLSRAGRQDFRPRMVALELLIAQAYRDARQEFPAQVVELRAPPATSVWGDATLLQQVLSNLISNAVKYSSTRETSEIEVRVEEHDGAWQISVHDNGVGFDPRHAGKLFGIFQRLHPQDAFPGSGVGLATVRRIVLKHGGQVFAHAQEGRGATFGFTLSKPPVP, from the coding sequence ATGACCGATACCGGTTCCGATCTGCACCCCGGCGAGCTGCAGGCCATCATGGATGACAGCTCCGACTGCATCAAGGTGCTGGATCTGGACGGCCGTCTGCTCTCCATGAACGCCGGTGGGATGCAGGTCATGGAAATCGAGGACTTCAGCAGCTGTCAGCATGCTCCGTGGCCGACCTTCTGGGAGGGTGAGGGCCGCGCGCTGGTGGAACAGGCTGTCGAGGCGGCCCGGGGCGGACAGACCCGGACCTTTGAGGGACTGGCCCGGACGTTTGCCGGAACCCCGAGATGGTGGGAGGTCCGGGTCTCCCCGGTCCGCACCCCCGACGGTGAGATCACGCGGCTGCTCGCTGTTTCCCGGGACATCACCGTGCGCCGGACTCTGGAACAGGAACTGAGGGACACGCAGCGGCAACTGCGGGAGCGTGCCGAGACCCTGGAAGTGCAGGTGGGACAGCACGAACGGGCGCTGGCCGCCTTCGTGCGCTTCACGACGCAGGTGGCGAGCAGCACCGACCTGAAAGAACTCGGTGAGGCGGCCGGCGAGATCATCCGGGACGCCGTGGGCGGGGCCATGAGCGGGTTGTACCTCGTGCGGGGAGACACGGCCTACCCGGCGGCGTTTTCCAGCAACACCCCCCCGGAGGTGCGGCAGGCCCGCCAGGCCGGGGTCCCGCTGAACTCCCCGCTGGTCGCCGAGGCCCTGGCGCGGCGCGGCACCGCCTTCGTGCAGGGAGACGACGGCCGCCTGCAGTCTGTGGGCTACGCCAGTGCGCTCAGCGTCACGGCTTTTCACGCGCGCGGGCGTCCCTACGCCCTGTTCGCCACCGGCACCGGCCGCCCGGCGTGGACAGCCCACGAGCAGGCGATCATCGGCTCGGTGGGACAGGGGCTGGGCTTGGCCCTGGAACGGGCGCAGCAGACCCACCAGCTTCAGGAGCGCACAGCCGGCCTGGACGCCTTTGTGGCCTTCAGCGAGGCGTCGGGCGTGAGCACCGACCTTCTCGACCTGTCGCGCCGGGCGGTGGAGGTGCTGCAGGCCACCCTCGCGGACACCGTGGCCGCCTACCTGGAACCCGACGGGCCGCGCTGGAAGGCCCAGGTGTGGTCGGACCCCCTGACCCCCGAGGAAGCCGCGGATCTCGCGGCAGGCGTCGCCACGCAGCCGGTGGGGGGGCTGCAGGTGGTGGAATCCGGCCCGGAACCGGGGGCCAACGGGGCCTTCGGCACGCGGGCGTTCTACCCCTGCGTGGTGGGCGGCACGCTGCGCGGCCTGCTGGCCACCGGCACCCGGCGGACCGACGACTGGACCCCACGCAAGCAGGCGGTGTTCAGCGCGGTAGGCCGGAGCCTGACCCTGGCCCTCGAGCGGGCCGCGCAGGCCCAGGCCCTCACCGCGCAGCGCGACGCCCTCGATCTGCGGACGCAGGAGCTGCAGGCGGCCAACGAGGAACTCGAGGCCTTCACCTACTCGGCGTCGCATGATCTGCGCACGCCCATCCGGCACGTGATGGGCTTTGCTGACATGGCCGCGCGGGCGCTGGACCGGGGCCAACCGGACAAGGTCATCCACGCCCTGAGCGTGGTGCGTCAGGGAGCCACGCGCATGGAGCAGCTCATCGACGGCATGTTGATGCTGTCCCGGGCCGGTCGCCAGGACTTCCGGCCGCGCATGGTGGCGCTGGAACTGCTGATTGCCCAGGCCTACCGCGACGCCCGGCAGGAATTCCCGGCACAGGTGGTTGAGCTGCGTGCCCCTCCAGCGACCTCGGTGTGGGGAGACGCGACGCTGCTGCAACAGGTTCTGAGCAACCTGATCAGCAACGCCGTGAAGTATTCCAGCACGCGTGAGACCTCGGAGATCGAGGTGCGGGTGGAGGAACACGACGGCGCGTGGCAAATCTCGGTGCATGACAACGGCGTGGGCTTCGACCCGCGTCATGCCGGCAAACTGTTCGGAATCTTTCAGCGCCTGCACCCCCAGGACGCCTTTCCCGGTTCCGGGGTGGGCCTGGCCACGGTCCGCCGGATTGTCCTCAAGCACGGTGGGCAGGTCTTTGCCCACGCCCAGGAGGGCCGCGGTGCCACCTTCGGGTTCACGTTGAGCAAGCCCCCGGTCCCATAA
- a CDS encoding putative quinol monooxygenase: MTSGPETGKPLTIIAKLKARPGKEQEVYDACRALLEPTRAEAGCINYDMHRSTEDPGVIVFYENWTTRALWDAHMQSPHLTSFSAATADTVELWDIVQAEKVDG; the protein is encoded by the coding sequence ATGACGTCAGGCCCTGAAACCGGCAAGCCGCTTACCATCATCGCCAAGCTGAAGGCCCGGCCCGGCAAGGAACAGGAAGTGTATGACGCCTGCCGCGCGTTGCTGGAGCCCACCCGCGCCGAGGCGGGCTGTATCAACTACGACATGCACCGCTCCACCGAGGATCCCGGCGTCATCGTCTTCTACGAAAACTGGACCACCCGCGCCCTGTGGGACGCGCACATGCAGTCGCCGCACCTGACGTCCTTCAGCGCCGCGACCGCCGATACAGTCGAGCTGTGGGACATTGTTCAGGCCGAGAAGGTGGACGGATAA